A single genomic interval of Amycolatopsis albispora harbors:
- a CDS encoding MarR family winged helix-turn-helix transcriptional regulator — protein MTSAQLGTRLRHLLELLDGDVARVYADLGLPGFRPRFTPVVRTLAERGPLPIRALAEALGVTHSAASQTVTQMRKLDFAELHPGTDARERIVHLTAKTRELLPVLDAEWTATEAALAEFEAELPGSLSELVAAATRALEARPFHERVSARLRTT, from the coding sequence GTGACCTCCGCGCAGCTCGGTACCCGCCTCCGACACCTGCTCGAACTGCTCGACGGCGACGTCGCCCGCGTCTACGCCGATCTGGGTCTGCCCGGGTTCCGGCCGCGCTTCACCCCGGTGGTGCGCACGCTGGCCGAGCGCGGGCCGCTGCCGATCCGGGCGTTGGCCGAGGCGCTGGGCGTGACGCATTCCGCCGCCAGCCAGACCGTCACGCAGATGCGCAAGCTCGACTTCGCCGAGCTGCACCCCGGCACCGACGCCCGCGAGCGCATCGTGCACCTGACCGCGAAAACCCGCGAGCTGCTGCCCGTGCTCGACGCCGAATGGACGGCAACCGAGGCGGCGCTGGCCGAGTTCGAAGCCGAGTTGCCCGGGTCGCTGTCCGAGCTGGTCGCGGCCGCCACCCGCGCGCTGGAGGCACGCCCCTTCCACGAACGCGTCAGCGCGCGGCTCAGAACAACTTGA
- the pip gene encoding prolyl aminopeptidase, translating to MYTHTDPHDQGLLDVGDGNHVYWDVSGNPAGKPAVLLHGGPGVVSPGGRRYFDPDAYRVVQFHQRGVGLSTPSIAEYETDLSVNTTHHLLSDMERLREHLGIERWLVFGGSWGATLAFAYAERFPERVTELVLVAITNTRPSETDWLYRGLGALFPEAWDRFHEGAGREDDVVGGYHRLLNDPDPAVREKAARDWCAWEAAAVDEDPADPDPRWADPEFRMVFARTAAHYFHHHAWLEDGVLLREAGKLAGIPGVMVHGRLDLSAPLVTAWEMAKAWPDAELKVIRDAGHFAEGAMGEALLEAVDRFR from the coding sequence ATGTACACGCACACCGATCCCCACGACCAAGGCCTGCTCGACGTCGGCGACGGCAACCACGTCTACTGGGACGTCTCCGGGAATCCGGCTGGCAAGCCCGCCGTGCTGCTGCACGGCGGTCCGGGGGTCGTCTCGCCCGGCGGGCGCCGCTACTTCGATCCGGACGCCTACCGCGTGGTGCAGTTCCACCAGCGCGGCGTCGGGCTGAGCACGCCGTCGATCGCCGAGTACGAGACCGATCTCAGCGTCAACACCACCCATCACCTGCTGTCCGACATGGAGCGGTTGCGCGAGCACCTCGGCATCGAGCGCTGGCTGGTGTTCGGCGGTTCGTGGGGCGCGACGCTGGCCTTCGCCTACGCGGAACGGTTCCCCGAGCGCGTCACCGAACTGGTGCTGGTGGCGATCACGAACACCCGCCCGTCGGAGACCGACTGGCTCTACCGCGGGCTCGGCGCGTTGTTCCCCGAGGCGTGGGACCGGTTCCACGAGGGAGCCGGGCGAGAAGACGACGTGGTCGGTGGCTACCACCGGCTGCTCAACGACCCCGATCCGGCGGTCCGCGAGAAGGCCGCGCGCGACTGGTGTGCCTGGGAAGCGGCGGCGGTGGACGAGGACCCCGCGGACCCGGATCCACGCTGGGCGGACCCGGAGTTCCGCATGGTCTTCGCCCGGACCGCCGCGCACTACTTCCACCACCACGCCTGGCTGGAGGACGGCGTGCTGCTGCGCGAGGCGGGCAAGCTGGCCGGAATCCCGGGCGTGATGGTGCACGGCAGGCTCGACCTGAGCGCACCGCTGGTCACCGCGTGGGAGATGGCGAAGGCCTGGCCGGACGCCGAGCTCAAGGTGATCCGCGACGCCGGCCACTTCGCCGAGGGCGCGATGGGCGAGGCCCTGCTCGAAGCCGTCGACCGGTTCCGCTGA
- a CDS encoding SDR family oxidoreductase: MTILVTGARGSVARALIDQLLAEGEKVRASSSSPDAVVPDGVELVPGFDLTGVTKVFLYAKPEVIPEFLAAASGVEHIVLLSSLASAEPEMAPGIAEWHLAAERPIEASGIPWTFLRPGAFATNTLAWAPGIREHGVAREAFPEMHMNSVHEQDIAQLARHALTRPGHAGKAYSLTGPESLSVRQHVDLIGAAIGRSLKVEKLPREQATHLPDAALDAMEAAGTTPQPVGPTLEDHIGEPARTFATWAADHADDFR; this comes from the coding sequence ATGACCATTCTTGTCACCGGGGCACGGGGTTCCGTCGCCCGCGCGCTCATCGACCAGTTGCTCGCCGAAGGGGAGAAGGTGCGGGCGTCGAGCAGTTCACCCGATGCCGTGGTGCCCGACGGCGTGGAACTCGTGCCGGGCTTCGACCTCACCGGCGTCACGAAGGTGTTCCTCTACGCCAAGCCCGAGGTGATCCCGGAGTTCCTGGCGGCGGCGAGCGGCGTCGAGCACATCGTGCTGCTGTCCTCGCTGGCCTCGGCCGAGCCGGAGATGGCGCCCGGGATCGCCGAATGGCACCTGGCGGCGGAACGGCCGATCGAGGCGTCCGGCATTCCGTGGACCTTCCTCCGGCCCGGTGCCTTCGCCACGAACACGCTCGCCTGGGCACCCGGCATCCGCGAACACGGTGTCGCCAGGGAGGCGTTCCCCGAAATGCACATGAACTCGGTGCACGAGCAGGACATCGCGCAGCTCGCCCGCCACGCGCTGACCCGGCCGGGGCACGCGGGCAAGGCCTACTCGCTGACCGGGCCGGAGTCGCTTTCGGTGCGGCAGCACGTGGACCTCATCGGCGCGGCGATCGGCCGTTCCCTCAAGGTGGAGAAATTGCCGCGCGAGCAAGCCACCCACCTGCCCGACGCGGCGCTCGACGCGATGGAGGCGGCGGGCACCACCCCGCAGCCGGTCGGCCCGACGCTGGAAGACCACATCGGCGAACCGGCGCGGACCTTCGCCACCTGGGCCGCCGACCACGCCGACGACTTCCGCTGA